In a single window of the Acetivibrio clariflavus DSM 19732 genome:
- a CDS encoding MFS transporter, producing MNLGLLKNRNFLFFILGNGISLIGDDFLAVGLSLYVLSLTGSASQFATVLAISMLPTIFLSPITGPIIDRINRKFILILNNMLRGAIMIAAFIYLLFNKANLVEIYIVSFIFGICTSFYQPAAMTVIPSILEEKDLVHGNLMNSIFDQICNVMAPIAAAYVYTFFGLKAICLVDGISFIVMGLIILSIKIKPKQDKNERKIFTSIADGFRLYKDKEVLSISLNAMLTHMLIIPIFSIGFPYLVKTIFKGNDINFGTIQTICTIGTFLTFISVPILNKRFNDLKALNITMYGMLGSISILFALNIIGFFNFITTSTLGMIIYLSIIGFLFYFSFATYGVFYTSFVQKKVMSEYLGRFYALLEMLIAIGGVIGSKLYGFIFDIDFAFYPVLIGCIGMIIKLLLNFMITENKKISVNTESANL from the coding sequence TTGAATTTGGGGTTGTTAAAAAATAGAAACTTCTTATTTTTTATATTGGGTAATGGTATTTCATTAATTGGCGATGATTTCTTGGCGGTAGGGCTTTCACTGTATGTTCTTAGTTTAACAGGGTCAGCCAGTCAATTTGCAACCGTTTTGGCAATATCAATGCTTCCTACTATATTTTTATCGCCAATAACAGGACCAATTATTGATAGAATTAATAGGAAATTTATCTTAATACTCAATAATATGCTCCGTGGGGCAATAATGATTGCTGCTTTTATTTATTTATTATTCAATAAAGCAAATTTAGTGGAAATATATATAGTATCTTTTATTTTTGGAATTTGTACTAGTTTTTATCAACCTGCTGCTATGACTGTAATACCGTCAATATTGGAAGAAAAAGATTTGGTGCATGGAAACTTGATGAATTCTATATTTGATCAGATTTGTAATGTTATGGCTCCGATTGCAGCAGCGTATGTATATACTTTTTTTGGACTTAAGGCAATTTGTTTAGTAGATGGAATAAGTTTTATTGTTATGGGACTTATAATTTTATCTATTAAAATAAAACCTAAACAGGATAAAAATGAAAGGAAAATATTTACCAGTATTGCAGATGGATTCAGGTTATATAAAGACAAAGAGGTACTCAGTATCAGTTTAAATGCAATGCTGACACATATGTTGATAATACCAATATTTAGTATAGGATTTCCTTATCTAGTAAAAACTATATTTAAAGGAAATGATATAAATTTTGGTACCATTCAAACAATATGTACTATAGGAACATTTCTTACTTTTATTTCTGTTCCAATCTTAAATAAAAGATTTAATGACTTAAAAGCATTAAATATTACAATGTATGGTATGTTAGGATCAATATCAATACTTTTTGCTTTAAATATTATAGGATTTTTTAACTTTATAACTACAAGCACTTTAGGAATGATTATATATTTATCAATAATAGGATTTTTGTTTTACTTTTCCTTTGCCACGTATGGGGTATTTTATACTTCTTTTGTTCAAAAAAAAGTCATGTCGGAATATTTAGGAAGGTTTTATGCTTTGCTTGAGATGCTAATTGCAATAGGAGGAGTAATTGGAAGCAAATTGTACGGATTTATTTTTGATATAGACTTTGCGTTTTATCCGGTATTGATTGGCTGTATCGGTATGATAATCAAATTGTTATTGAATTTTATGATTACGGAAAATAAAAAAATAAGTGTGAATACAGAATCAGCAAATTTATAG
- a CDS encoding thioester reductase domain-containing protein: MAIKLLNVNSGKTNACSEQKVNIKEVSTKEIAIIGMAGKFPMAENGLDEFWTNIRNGKDCITEFPESRKRDTDSFIKFVGMDESNISYIEGGYLESIDKFDYNFFQLSPNEASLMDPHQRLFLETIYAAIEDAGYGGKRIRGSRTGVYLGYYDDDFTYKQAISYIAPSLYSMSIPGNISAIIASRVSYLLDLKGPSMLINTTCSSSLVAIHLACQAIRNGECDMAIAGGVKINLLPVVFKNIKDIGIRSSDNRTHTFDDNSDGTGWGEGVAAIMLKSLSKAIDDGDNIYAVIKGSAINQDGSSIGITAPNPNAQMDVIIRAWKDAGIEPESISYIEAHGTGTKLGDPIEIEGISKAFSKYSTAKQFCAIGSVKSNIGHLDNMAGLAGVIKSVLSLKNEEIPPTINFSRPNRNIDFVNSPVFVIDKILEWKREEGKVRRCGVSSFGLSGTNCHLILEEAPQRLYVQEQQDDKMQVLVLSAKNMNVLKNIVKKYRDYLGEKGDIKRICYTANTGREHYNCRLAMVIKNFDDLKKKLENLLNLDVSLNADVKITEGVYIGETERSNSENIVENIGEIERIKKLNMEASSKIREYIESGESNIELLYDICKLYVKGANIDFDELYRNEKIIKVSLPTYPFERIRCWLDKVSLNVGKQKIILKGKEGGEYSEIEKNIACVWAEVLGLEEININESFFELGGNSINAIEVLAKLRDKYDVSMNNIFEHPTIYSLAQNISLKNDSVKLRIEQIKELLLNNLNQRNEELPETEGYNQRLAKCNEIDLDKKKKYENILLTGATGFLGSYLLRDLLINTDSVIYILIRGKDYEEAKRKCESKFSYYFDEDLIAKYNERVVIVNGDLRYDRFGLDIELYDKLSRKIDCIIHSAAIVKHYGIYSEFYEINVKGTERLLKFSQTGRDKDFNHISTTGIAFANIEGRERVLFTEYDFDFGQKLTNVYAQTKFLAEEMVYKARENGLNANIFRIGNIVGDSKTGVFQLNIEENAVYSLLRSLIKLDYVPNWHYNNMEISFIDYISKAIVLLFNRLGIMNHTHHIYNPNLVNINNLSEVFSHLGYNKKSMQLVDYLDYLYDVYRNNENKTLKKMVEVMFLHLGIFDEELSRTEIILRCDKTSLILSKLGFEWPEINDEHIKIMIDYCKKVNFI; encoded by the coding sequence ATGGCGATAAAGCTTTTAAACGTAAATAGCGGTAAAACTAATGCTTGTTCTGAACAAAAAGTGAATATAAAGGAAGTTTCAACAAAGGAAATTGCAATAATAGGTATGGCTGGAAAGTTTCCGATGGCAGAAAATGGCCTTGATGAGTTTTGGACGAATATTAGGAACGGAAAAGACTGCATTACTGAATTCCCGGAAAGCAGAAAAAGAGATACTGATTCTTTTATTAAGTTTGTTGGTATGGATGAAAGTAACATAAGTTATATAGAAGGTGGTTATCTAGAATCAATTGACAAGTTTGATTATAATTTCTTTCAATTGTCACCAAACGAAGCAAGTCTTATGGACCCTCATCAAAGACTTTTTCTGGAAACAATATATGCTGCTATAGAGGATGCAGGTTACGGCGGAAAGAGGATTAGAGGAAGTCGTACTGGTGTATATTTAGGATATTATGATGATGACTTTACATACAAACAGGCAATTTCGTATATCGCTCCTTCCCTATATTCTATGTCTATACCGGGAAATATATCTGCAATAATCGCGAGTAGGGTTTCGTATCTATTGGACCTTAAAGGACCGTCCATGTTGATAAATACGACTTGTTCATCATCGCTGGTTGCAATTCATTTAGCATGTCAAGCAATTAGAAATGGTGAATGTGATATGGCTATTGCAGGTGGAGTAAAAATAAACCTGCTGCCTGTTGTGTTTAAAAATATTAAAGATATTGGAATAAGATCTTCAGACAATAGAACGCATACCTTTGACGATAACTCGGACGGAACAGGCTGGGGAGAAGGTGTTGCGGCAATAATGCTGAAAAGTTTAAGTAAAGCAATTGATGATGGTGACAATATATATGCTGTAATAAAAGGAAGTGCAATAAACCAAGATGGGAGCTCTATTGGTATAACGGCACCAAATCCCAATGCACAGATGGACGTAATAATAAGAGCATGGAAAGATGCAGGGATAGAGCCGGAATCAATTTCTTATATAGAAGCTCACGGAACTGGGACAAAACTTGGAGACCCGATTGAAATTGAAGGTATCTCAAAAGCATTTAGTAAATATTCAACGGCAAAACAATTTTGTGCTATAGGATCTGTAAAAAGTAATATTGGCCATCTTGACAATATGGCAGGTTTGGCAGGAGTAATTAAATCAGTTCTTTCTTTAAAGAATGAGGAAATACCACCAACAATAAATTTCTCAAGACCTAATAGAAATATAGATTTTGTAAATTCTCCTGTTTTTGTAATAGATAAAATTTTGGAATGGAAAAGAGAAGAGGGAAAGGTTAGAAGATGTGGGGTTAGTTCTTTCGGTTTGAGCGGTACGAACTGCCATTTGATTTTGGAGGAAGCACCTCAAAGACTTTATGTGCAGGAGCAGCAAGATGATAAGATGCAGGTATTAGTGTTGTCAGCAAAAAATATGAACGTTCTTAAAAATATTGTGAAAAAATATAGAGATTATTTGGGCGAAAAGGGTGATATAAAGCGAATCTGTTATACTGCAAATACAGGGAGAGAGCATTATAATTGCAGATTGGCAATGGTTATAAAGAATTTTGATGATTTGAAGAAAAAGCTGGAAAATTTATTAAATTTAGATGTTAGTTTAAATGCAGATGTAAAAATCACTGAGGGAGTTTATATTGGTGAAACTGAGAGGAGTAACAGTGAAAACATTGTTGAAAATATAGGAGAAATAGAAAGAATAAAGAAATTGAATATGGAGGCATCATCGAAAATTAGAGAGTATATAGAAAGTGGAGAAAGTAATATAGAATTGCTATATGATATATGCAAATTGTATGTAAAGGGAGCAAACATAGATTTTGATGAACTATACAGAAATGAAAAGATTATTAAAGTAAGCCTGCCTACTTATCCTTTTGAAAGAATCAGATGTTGGCTTGACAAAGTTAGTTTGAATGTAGGGAAGCAGAAAATAATCCTTAAAGGAAAAGAGGGTGGAGAATATAGCGAAATTGAAAAAAATATTGCTTGTGTCTGGGCTGAAGTTTTAGGTTTGGAAGAGATAAATATAAATGAGTCGTTTTTTGAATTGGGTGGTAATTCTATAAATGCTATAGAAGTATTGGCAAAGCTCAGAGATAAATACGATGTCAGTATGAATAATATTTTTGAACATCCTACTATATATAGCCTTGCTCAAAATATATCTTTAAAAAATGACAGTGTAAAACTCAGAATTGAGCAAATAAAGGAATTACTTTTAAATAACTTGAATCAAAGGAATGAAGAACTGCCGGAAACGGAAGGCTATAATCAAAGATTAGCAAAATGCAATGAAATTGATTTAGATAAGAAGAAAAAATACGAGAATATTTTATTGACAGGTGCAACAGGCTTCCTCGGTTCCTACTTGCTTCGTGATTTGCTGATAAATACGGATTCAGTAATTTATATATTGATACGGGGTAAGGATTATGAAGAAGCAAAAAGGAAATGTGAAAGCAAATTTAGTTACTATTTTGATGAAGATTTAATTGCTAAATATAATGAAAGAGTAGTTATTGTAAACGGAGACTTGAGATATGACCGTTTTGGTCTTGATATAGAATTATATGATAAGTTGTCAAGAAAAATTGATTGCATAATTCATTCTGCTGCTATAGTAAAACATTATGGTATCTACAGTGAATTTTATGAAATAAATGTTAAAGGTACAGAAAGATTATTAAAATTTTCCCAAACAGGTCGGGATAAAGATTTTAATCATATATCTACAACAGGTATTGCATTTGCCAATATTGAAGGAAGGGAACGTGTACTTTTTACTGAATATGACTTTGATTTTGGACAGAAATTAACCAATGTATATGCTCAAACTAAATTTCTTGCTGAAGAAATGGTTTACAAAGCAAGGGAAAATGGGTTAAATGCAAATATATTTAGAATTGGAAATATTGTTGGTGATTCAAAAACTGGAGTATTTCAATTAAATATAGAGGAAAATGCAGTTTATTCCTTATTACGCTCGCTGATTAAATTAGATTATGTACCAAATTGGCATTATAATAATATGGAGATTTCTTTCATTGATTACATAAGTAAGGCGATTGTGTTATTATTTAACAGGTTAGGAATTATGAATCATACACATCATATTTATAATCCTAATTTGGTGAATATTAACAACCTTAGTGAAGTATTTTCACATCTGGGTTATAACAAAAAAAGTATGCAATTGGTTGATTATTTGGATTATCTATATGATGTTTATAGAAATAATGAAAATAAAACTTTAAAGAAAATGGTTGAAGTTATGTTTCTGCACTTGGGAATTTTCGATGAGGAATTGAGTAGAACGGAAATTATTTTAAGATGTGATAAAACCAGCTTAATACTGAGTAAATTGGGATTTGAGTGGCCTGAGATAAATGACGAACATATAAAAATTATGATTGACTACTGTAAAAAAGTTAACTTTATATAA